One genomic window of Candidatus Nitrospira inopinata includes the following:
- a CDS encoding O-antigen ligase family protein — protein sequence MIEVARGSAILALVGLLYSPTVASIGLVATYIAFLASGEALARLKGVVSYPPVYWGLAFLGLVIVGMTYGPASWQERWTDVLKWRTVLWFIILFALFDSELWKRRLLYAFLIGAGVGVTASFASLLSGISLWKSPGALLRNNVTQAMSFTIATLLCLWLVWGKRWQGPVRWLLLPAVLFAGNVIFLSGARSGYLALFAGLIIFGLWHVTRKQRIAVALILPILVAVMFAVSPHMQQRVAQAIQEWNNAEKSADLTSMGVRKVFYLHTMEIAARHLIVGIGTGGFKAAYAEQIAGKYDPNDWRSEVAGDPHNQYLAIVVQHGLPGLLVFVIWLGALVATPAGPSRGLAVAILCGWCLTSLFSSHFRTFAEGHLVTTFLGVLLAPAHRHDNDCRAAHNSPDVQEQTS from the coding sequence ATGATCGAAGTCGCAAGGGGATCGGCCATCCTTGCGTTGGTCGGCCTCTTGTATTCTCCCACGGTGGCGAGCATCGGCCTGGTCGCGACCTATATCGCGTTTCTGGCCAGTGGCGAGGCTCTGGCACGGTTGAAAGGCGTGGTGTCTTATCCGCCGGTGTACTGGGGCCTGGCGTTTCTCGGTCTCGTCATCGTCGGGATGACCTATGGACCGGCTTCCTGGCAGGAACGGTGGACCGATGTGCTGAAATGGCGGACGGTCCTCTGGTTCATCATCCTGTTTGCCCTCTTTGACAGTGAATTGTGGAAACGGCGGCTCCTCTACGCTTTCTTAATTGGGGCAGGGGTCGGAGTGACCGCTTCGTTTGCCAGCCTGTTGAGCGGGATCAGCCTCTGGAAATCGCCAGGGGCACTGTTGCGCAACAATGTCACCCAAGCCATGAGTTTCACCATCGCCACGTTGCTCTGCCTCTGGTTGGTGTGGGGCAAGCGATGGCAGGGGCCGGTGCGATGGCTGCTGTTGCCGGCTGTTCTTTTCGCGGGCAACGTGATTTTTCTCTCCGGCGCCCGTAGCGGCTACCTGGCGCTGTTCGCGGGGCTCATAATCTTTGGCCTGTGGCACGTCACTCGCAAGCAGAGAATCGCTGTAGCATTGATCTTGCCGATCCTTGTTGCCGTGATGTTCGCCGTCTCCCCGCACATGCAGCAGCGAGTGGCGCAAGCGATTCAAGAATGGAACAATGCGGAGAAGTCGGCGGATCTGACGTCGATGGGAGTGCGAAAGGTGTTTTATCTGCATACCATGGAGATCGCGGCGCGCCACTTGATCGTGGGTATTGGCACGGGAGGATTTAAAGCCGCCTATGCCGAGCAGATTGCCGGCAAGTACGACCCGAACGACTGGCGATCGGAAGTCGCCGGCGATCCGCACAATCAATACTTGGCGATCGTCGTTCAGCACGGACTGCCGGGCCTTCTGGTGTTTGTGATCTGGCTAGGTGCGCTCGTGGCCACCCCCGCTGGTCCCTCTCGAGGGCTGGCGGTGGCGATTCTCTGTGGCTGGTGCCTGACCAGCCTGTTTAGCTCACATTTTCGAACCTTTGCAGAAGGGCACCTGGTGACCACCTTTCTGGGGGTGCTATTGGCGCCGGCGCACCGACATGACAACGACTGTCGTGCCGCGCATAATTCTCCCGATGTGCAGGAGCAAACGTCATGA
- a CDS encoding glycosyltransferase family 9 protein, producing the protein MIGPVAHVLVICTRRIGDVLLATPVVRSLKTAYPTAAIDMLVFEGTEDVISANPDIDRVWTVAERPTTAAHARLLRSLWRRYDLALSVLAGDRPTFYAWVAGRRRVGLLRPGKKAWWKRRLLNQWVPFDRLDTHTVAMNLRLLEPVGIKPLANPVVEWKGDDEEAVQRLFPSVLGHRPFAVLHVSPKFSYKMWTAEGWAGLGRWLTDQGLPVIVTGGDTQEELAYCEDVTRRLPGGSVNLAGQLGLPALGYLLSRAAVYVGTDTAVSHMAAAVGAPTVVLFGPSNPVKWGPWPKDFPFCENSPWKTKGTQRQGNVLLLQGEGDCVPCYAEGCDRHIDSRSDCLQNLSVDRVIHAVETMLTLGRPDEPCDRSMSRMSVLSTMQRRA; encoded by the coding sequence GTGATCGGCCCTGTTGCCCATGTGCTGGTGATCTGTACACGCCGCATCGGCGACGTGTTACTGGCGACGCCCGTCGTGCGATCGCTCAAAACCGCTTATCCAACCGCCGCGATCGACATGTTGGTCTTTGAAGGGACTGAAGACGTGATCTCGGCCAATCCCGACATCGATCGAGTCTGGACGGTGGCCGAACGACCGACGACTGCCGCCCATGCGAGGTTGTTGCGGTCTCTCTGGCGCCGGTACGATCTGGCCCTGTCAGTCTTGGCGGGGGACCGCCCGACGTTCTATGCATGGGTTGCAGGACGGCGCCGCGTGGGTCTTTTGCGACCCGGCAAGAAAGCCTGGTGGAAGCGGAGGTTGCTGAACCAATGGGTACCGTTCGACAGATTGGACACCCATACCGTCGCCATGAATCTCCGCCTTCTGGAGCCGGTGGGGATCAAGCCCCTTGCTAACCCGGTTGTCGAGTGGAAGGGAGACGATGAGGAAGCGGTTCAGCGTCTCTTTCCGTCTGTCTTGGGCCACCGGCCCTTTGCCGTGCTCCATGTGTCCCCGAAATTCTCCTATAAGATGTGGACGGCGGAGGGATGGGCCGGGCTCGGACGGTGGCTGACGGACCAAGGACTGCCGGTGATCGTCACGGGGGGAGACACGCAGGAGGAACTGGCCTATTGCGAGGATGTGACGCGGCGCTTACCGGGAGGCTCGGTCAATCTTGCCGGTCAACTCGGCCTGCCGGCGTTGGGCTATCTCTTGAGCCGTGCGGCGGTGTATGTGGGCACCGATACGGCGGTGAGTCACATGGCGGCGGCGGTGGGGGCTCCCACGGTGGTGTTGTTCGGGCCGTCGAATCCGGTCAAGTGGGGGCCGTGGCCCAAGGACTTTCCGTTCTGCGAAAACAGTCCATGGAAGACCAAGGGAACTCAGCGGCAGGGTAATGTGCTGCTCCTCCAAGGTGAAGGAGACTGTGTGCCCTGTTATGCCGAAGGCTGCGATCGCCATATCGACAGTCGGAGCGACTGCCTCCAGAATCTGTCCGTTGACCGCGTGATTCACGCCGTGGAAACGATGCTGACCCTGGGAAGGCCGGATGAACCATGCGATCGGTCAATGAGTCGAATGTCGGTGCTCTCGACCATGCAACGGCGCGCATGA
- a CDS encoding MraY family glycosyltransferase has product MPRTGGIGVAAGIAVSALSVSPSEWWPLWVGAVVLVVVSFVDDLVGLPVIGRLIVHLLAAGGLVGWFLVDDLGWAGAAFAIIGVAWMVNLYNFMDGMDGLAGGMTLFGFGFLAMAAWVAGDHSLMLVSLSIAAAAGAFLWFNFHPARIFLGDAGSTTLGFLAAGLGLIGWKNGSWSLGVPLLVFSPFIVDASVTLARRLLRGEKVWQAHRSHYYQRLALAGWGHRKTASVEYGLMILCGLSALACQSASGPLCFVIIGAVAVLYLAAAWLVTMVEHKAARRGAVVGWS; this is encoded by the coding sequence GTGCCGAGAACCGGGGGAATCGGCGTCGCAGCCGGTATTGCCGTGAGCGCGTTGTCGGTGTCACCGAGTGAGTGGTGGCCGCTGTGGGTCGGCGCCGTCGTTCTGGTCGTGGTCTCCTTTGTTGATGATCTGGTCGGGCTGCCGGTGATCGGTCGGCTGATCGTGCATCTGCTCGCGGCGGGGGGGCTGGTTGGATGGTTCTTGGTCGACGATCTGGGATGGGCAGGAGCGGCTTTCGCGATCATCGGTGTGGCGTGGATGGTGAATCTCTATAACTTCATGGATGGGATGGATGGATTAGCCGGCGGAATGACGCTCTTCGGGTTTGGGTTTTTGGCGATGGCGGCGTGGGTAGCCGGCGATCATTCACTCATGCTCGTGAGTCTGTCCATTGCGGCGGCGGCGGGGGCCTTTTTGTGGTTTAATTTTCACCCCGCTCGCATTTTTCTGGGCGATGCCGGATCGACCACGCTGGGCTTTCTCGCGGCTGGTCTTGGGCTGATCGGGTGGAAAAACGGGAGTTGGTCGCTGGGTGTTCCCCTGCTGGTGTTTTCGCCCTTCATCGTCGATGCGTCGGTGACCTTGGCCAGGCGACTCCTGCGGGGCGAGAAAGTCTGGCAAGCTCACCGGTCGCATTATTATCAGCGGTTGGCGCTGGCCGGATGGGGGCATCGCAAGACCGCCTCGGTGGAATATGGGCTGATGATCCTGTGCGGACTGTCGGCTCTGGCGTGTCAATCAGCCTCCGGGCCCTTGTGTTTTGTGATCATCGGCGCAGTGGCGGTGCTGTACCTGGCTGCGGCATGGTTGGTCACCATGGTTGAACACAAGGCGGCTCGCCGTGGGGCGGTGGTTGGTTGGAGTTGA
- a CDS encoding class I SAM-dependent methyltransferase yields the protein MLLVTSCPAGCGAGFRESDIAMPEGPLLVCTACGHLVSQIEETDYLAALAKFDTHAGTLPSQLSQKRHDQRARRLFARVRELLGLNPGSSFHLLDVGCSSEALLLSAVKEGIEAEGVEPAMRAAETARAAGLTVFAGMLHEARYPAERFQAVTMMEVIEHLRQPIDVVKEIWNILAPGGILVIGTGNADSWTVSIMRERWDYFHMERYGGHISFFTPRSLERLAGRCGFRIERLETKRVRFAESFQASHVVYRTLKIVAEVLNVPAMWCHKGHDMPAFLRKV from the coding sequence ATGCTCTTGGTCACCTCATGCCCCGCCGGGTGTGGCGCGGGGTTTCGAGAGAGCGACATTGCCATGCCGGAGGGGCCGTTGCTGGTTTGCACGGCATGTGGGCACCTCGTGAGCCAGATCGAGGAAACCGACTACCTCGCGGCGCTCGCGAAGTTCGACACGCACGCCGGCACGTTGCCAAGCCAGCTCTCGCAGAAGCGTCATGATCAGCGGGCCAGGCGGTTGTTCGCAAGGGTGCGCGAACTGCTGGGACTCAACCCTGGTTCGTCATTTCATCTGCTGGATGTCGGCTGCTCCAGCGAGGCCTTGCTGCTCAGTGCGGTGAAGGAAGGCATCGAGGCCGAAGGTGTGGAACCGGCGATGCGTGCGGCGGAGACGGCGCGAGCGGCCGGGTTGACGGTGTTTGCCGGGATGTTGCACGAGGCGCGGTATCCCGCCGAGCGATTTCAAGCCGTGACCATGATGGAAGTGATCGAGCACCTCCGTCAGCCGATTGACGTGGTCAAAGAAATCTGGAATATCTTGGCGCCCGGTGGAATCCTGGTGATCGGGACCGGCAATGCCGACAGTTGGACCGTGTCGATCATGCGCGAGCGCTGGGATTATTTTCACATGGAACGGTACGGGGGCCACATCAGTTTTTTTACGCCCCGTTCGCTGGAACGATTGGCCGGCCGCTGTGGATTTCGGATTGAACGGCTGGAGACCAAGCGGGTGCGGTTCGCGGAGTCGTTTCAAGCATCCCACGTGGTGTACCGGACATTGAAAATTGTGGCCGAAGTGTTGAATGTGCCGGCCATGTGGTGCCACAAGGGCCACGACATGCCGGCGTTCTTGAGAAAGGTGTGA
- a CDS encoding glycosyltransferase family 2 protein: MKTAVIVTTYNRPDALACVLEGYSHQSDRDFVLVVADDGSTDETAAVIRSFQRRGIMPLTHVWHEDRGFRAAAIRNRAVAATDAEYIVFTDGDCVPSRHFVQAHKTLAEAGYFLGSNRILLSEALTGRVLREHLPIHQWGWRDWMRAWGRKEVNRLLPLLTVPDWPFRKGMPNRWEGIKTCNLSVWRHDLTRVNGLDESYEGWGLEDSDLVIRLLRAGVKHKSARFAAPVFHLWHPEQDRSAMPENRARLKALIRSDRMWAEKGLDRYHIG; the protein is encoded by the coding sequence ATGAAAACCGCGGTGATCGTCACGACGTACAATCGTCCTGACGCTCTGGCCTGTGTGCTGGAGGGGTACTCTCATCAAAGTGATCGAGACTTCGTGCTGGTCGTGGCGGATGACGGTTCGACCGATGAGACGGCGGCGGTCATCCGATCGTTCCAACGGCGTGGGATCATGCCGCTCACGCACGTCTGGCATGAAGACCGCGGATTTCGGGCGGCGGCGATCCGCAATCGGGCGGTCGCGGCGACGGACGCCGAGTACATTGTTTTTACCGACGGCGACTGTGTGCCGTCCCGCCATTTCGTCCAAGCCCATAAGACCTTGGCCGAGGCCGGCTATTTTTTGGGTTCCAACCGTATCTTGCTGAGCGAGGCGTTAACTGGACGGGTGTTGCGCGAGCACCTGCCGATCCATCAGTGGGGATGGAGGGATTGGATGAGGGCGTGGGGACGAAAAGAAGTCAATCGACTGTTGCCGTTGCTCACGGTTCCCGACTGGCCGTTTCGCAAGGGGATGCCGAATCGATGGGAAGGGATCAAGACCTGCAACCTCTCCGTCTGGCGGCATGACTTGACTCGCGTCAACGGGCTGGATGAATCGTATGAAGGCTGGGGGCTCGAGGACTCCGATCTGGTCATTCGGTTGCTCCGTGCCGGCGTCAAGCACAAGAGCGCCCGATTCGCGGCGCCGGTGTTTCATCTGTGGCATCCGGAACAGGATCGATCGGCGATGCCGGAGAACCGGGCCCGCCTGAAGGCACTCATTCGATCGGATCGGATGTGGGCTGAAAAGGGACTGGATCGCTATCACATTGGATAA
- a CDS encoding glycosyltransferase family 2 protein: MKVSAYIIAYNSADRIADAVNSVLWADEVVVADSHSTDGTDRIAQALGAKIVQIPFEGFGHLRNRAVEACQHEWIFSLDTDEICTPEVRDEILALLSRTPAHDAYLVPRRNYFMGRWIKHSGWYPNFRQPQLFRKGAMQYMELPVHEGYELLTDKPVGRLRHAIWQIPFRDFEEVVKKANRYSTLGAQKLDGKRVSMGAALWHAMWSFLKHYIAKRGLLDGWPGFVIAFGNFEGTFYRYAKRFEQQEQWAIPKQPPLRRPDHLSSG, encoded by the coding sequence ATGAAGGTGTCGGCGTATATCATTGCCTATAACTCGGCTGATAGGATTGCCGATGCCGTCAACAGCGTCCTCTGGGCCGATGAAGTGGTGGTGGCCGACTCCCACAGCACGGACGGCACCGATCGCATTGCCCAGGCACTCGGGGCCAAGATTGTCCAAATTCCCTTTGAAGGGTTCGGGCATTTACGCAATCGGGCGGTTGAGGCCTGTCAACATGAATGGATTTTCAGCCTGGACACGGACGAGATCTGTACGCCCGAAGTGCGGGACGAAATTCTGGCGCTTCTGTCGAGGACCCCGGCGCACGACGCCTATCTCGTGCCGCGGCGGAATTATTTCATGGGGCGGTGGATCAAACATTCAGGCTGGTATCCCAATTTTCGCCAGCCGCAGTTGTTCCGGAAAGGCGCGATGCAGTACATGGAGTTGCCCGTCCATGAGGGGTATGAACTGTTGACCGACAAGCCGGTCGGCCGATTGCGCCACGCCATTTGGCAGATTCCCTTCAGGGATTTCGAAGAGGTCGTCAAAAAAGCCAATCGGTATTCCACGCTGGGAGCACAGAAGCTGGACGGCAAGCGGGTGTCGATGGGCGCGGCGCTCTGGCATGCGATGTGGTCGTTTCTCAAACATTACATTGCCAAGCGTGGATTGTTGGATGGCTGGCCCGGCTTCGTCATCGCCTTCGGCAACTTTGAAGGTACGTTCTACCGTTACGCGAAACGGTTCGAACAACAAGAACAGTGGGCCATTCCCAAGCAGCCCCCGCTGCGGAGACCGGACCACCTCTCTTCAGGATGA
- a CDS encoding glycosyltransferase family 25 protein encodes MKADARREDGDNFGLGGTFVINVRSFVERRRHIERQLDPLGLRYEFIHDYDVPDLQDEAALRYLQGSGLSPAQQSCAMKHVQAHRLLIERNWRRALILEDDVILLPGFVQGVRDALAESSGFEEPFVLFIGSGGNLYTPRSRLVPGRRLYRSSRGRLAEAYIVGRRAAELRVSWIEQHGIVLPADNLFERIDREQSIASYWLEEPVAVQGSKNGTFRSALEPAPPKFVQRIKFALQRLRRKYFYRAQA; translated from the coding sequence ATGAAGGCGGATGCACGCCGCGAAGATGGTGACAATTTTGGCCTTGGCGGGACCTTCGTCATCAACGTCAGGAGTTTTGTCGAGCGCCGCCGCCACATTGAACGCCAGTTGGACCCCCTGGGGCTTCGCTACGAATTCATTCATGACTATGACGTACCGGACTTACAGGATGAAGCGGCACTGCGATATCTTCAGGGGTCAGGTTTGAGTCCGGCGCAACAATCCTGTGCGATGAAACATGTTCAGGCCCATCGTCTCCTGATCGAGCGGAACTGGCGTCGGGCATTGATTCTGGAAGACGACGTGATCCTCTTGCCCGGCTTTGTGCAAGGTGTGCGGGACGCCTTGGCGGAATCGTCTGGTTTTGAAGAGCCCTTCGTGTTGTTCATTGGGAGCGGGGGCAATCTGTACACACCGCGCAGTCGGCTGGTGCCGGGGCGGCGGCTCTATCGATCGTCACGAGGACGATTGGCCGAAGCCTATATTGTGGGCAGGAGGGCTGCGGAACTGCGTGTGTCATGGATTGAACAGCACGGGATTGTCTTGCCCGCCGACAACCTGTTCGAACGGATCGATCGCGAACAGAGCATTGCGTCCTATTGGTTGGAAGAGCCGGTGGCGGTCCAAGGGAGTAAAAACGGGACGTTTCGCTCCGCACTGGAGCCGGCTCCTCCCAAGTTCGTGCAGCGAATCAAGTTTGCGCTTCAGAGGCTGAGGAGGAAATACTTCTACCGTGCTCAAGCATGA